In Conger conger chromosome 12, fConCon1.1, whole genome shotgun sequence, one DNA window encodes the following:
- the LOC133142069 gene encoding stromal cell-derived factor 2-like has translation MHLIKELRIHVFTTLFVLICIVLQCDCRETEFNYVTCGSLLKLLNTRHNVRLHSHDVKYGSGSGQQSVTGVETVEDSNSYWRIRGRAAEPCQRGAPIQCGQSIRITHANTGRNLHTHHFVSPLSGNQEVSAFGEDGEGDDLDVWTVVCSGALWGRDEAVRFKHPGTSVFLSITGEQYGHPIRGQREVHGMHTANHNNYWRAMEGVFIKTSLDLPRHDEL, from the exons ATGCATTTAATAAAGGAGCTACGTATACATGTCTTTACAACATTGTTCGTGCTGATCTGTATTGTACTACAATGCGATTGTCGAGAAACTGAATTCAACTATGTCACCTGCGGTTCCTTATTGAAATTACTCAACACACGGCATAACGTTAGACTCCACTCCCATGATGTCAAATACGGTTCAG ggagcGGGCAGCAGTCGGTCACGGGGGTGGAGACGGTGGAGGACTCCAACAGTTACTGGCGGATCCGCGGCCGAGCTGCTGAGCCCTGCCAGAGGGGGGCGCCCATCCAGTGCGGGCAGTCTATTCGCATCACGCACGCCAACACGGGACGCAACCTCCACACGCACCACTTCGTCTCCCCGCTCTCCGGCAACCAG GAGGTCAGCGCGTTCGGCGAGGATGGGGAAGGAGACGACCTGGACGTTTGGACGGTGGTGTGCAGTGGCGCCCTCTGGGGGCGCGACGAGGCGGTGCGCTTCAAACACCCGGGAACCAGCGTGTTCCTGAGCATCACCGGGGAACAGTACGGCCATCCAATCAGGGGCCAGCGCGAGGTCCACGGCATGCACACGGCCAATCACAACAACTACTGGAGGGCCATGGAGGGCGTGTTCATCAAGACCAGCCTGGATCTGCCACGACATGATGAACTCTGA